The Aeromicrobium senzhongii genome includes a window with the following:
- a CDS encoding PaaI family thioesterase: MTNLPLSDEHLAAVSQMTGLEFLRFAFSLPREQRPPVIGDLFGFEVQSLEEGEVSFSMVSMPSGANPLGTLHGGVCATLLDSVMGCAVHTRLGPGVGYGTLELKVNYIRTVPVDGRTLIGTGSVIHLGRSTATAEGRVVDADGKLVAHGTTTCMIYS; encoded by the coding sequence ATGACGAACCTCCCGCTCTCGGACGAGCACCTCGCCGCGGTCTCCCAGATGACCGGTCTGGAGTTCCTGCGCTTCGCCTTCTCGTTGCCCCGCGAGCAGCGCCCGCCCGTGATCGGCGACCTCTTCGGCTTCGAGGTCCAGTCGCTGGAGGAGGGCGAGGTCTCGTTCTCGATGGTCTCGATGCCCTCCGGCGCCAATCCGCTGGGCACCCTGCACGGCGGCGTGTGCGCCACCTTGCTCGACTCGGTCATGGGCTGCGCCGTGCACACGCGCCTGGGTCCCGGGGTCGGGTACGGAACGCTCGAGCTGAAGGTGAACTACATCCGCACGGTGCCCGTGGACGGTCGCACCCTGATCGGTACGGGGTCGGTGATCCACCTCGGGCGCAGCACCGCCACGGCGGAGGGGCGCGTCGTGGACGCCGACGGCAAGCTCGTCGCGCACGGGACGACCACCTGCATGATCTACTCCTGA
- the nhaA gene encoding Na+/H+ antiporter NhaA — MSSPGLFSRGSWPETARIADVLRRETVGGSILLVAAVAALVLANSPWSDAYFDLAALRIGPESLHLDLTVAQWAADGLLAIFFFVVGLELKREFVAGDLRDPRRAMLPVVAAMGGMIAPALIFVAFNASNGTTHGWAIPTATDIAFAVAVLAVLSTHLPAALRTFLLTLAVVDDLLAITVIAVFYTESVDLLMLLGAVLPLAAFAFVVRRAPHWWWLLIALAVVTWVLMHESGVHATVAGVLLGFMVPARGDHSIAERMEHLVRPVSTGFAVPVFAFFAAGVAVSGEVLSGAAGSVVTWGIVAGLVLGKPLGIVGSSMLLSATTRAQLDPSIRWIDVVGVAMLAGIGFTVSLLIGDLAFVREDLEEYVKIGVLGGSLLAAVLAAVVLRSRNRHYRRIEEQESADDDGDGVPDAFQR; from the coding sequence ATGAGCTCACCTGGCCTGTTCTCCCGTGGCAGTTGGCCCGAGACCGCCCGCATCGCCGACGTCCTGCGTCGCGAGACCGTCGGCGGATCGATCCTGCTGGTCGCCGCCGTGGCTGCCCTGGTCCTGGCGAACTCGCCGTGGTCCGACGCGTACTTCGACCTGGCCGCGCTGCGGATCGGGCCCGAGTCGCTGCACCTGGACCTGACGGTCGCGCAGTGGGCCGCCGACGGGTTGCTGGCGATCTTCTTCTTCGTGGTGGGACTCGAGCTCAAGCGCGAGTTCGTCGCCGGCGACCTGCGCGATCCGCGCCGGGCGATGCTGCCCGTCGTCGCCGCCATGGGCGGCATGATCGCCCCGGCGCTCATCTTCGTGGCCTTCAACGCGAGCAACGGGACCACGCACGGCTGGGCCATCCCGACCGCGACCGACATCGCCTTCGCCGTCGCCGTGCTGGCTGTGCTGAGCACGCACCTGCCTGCAGCGTTGCGGACCTTCCTGCTCACTCTCGCTGTCGTCGACGACTTGCTGGCCATCACGGTGATCGCGGTCTTCTACACCGAGTCCGTCGACCTGTTGATGCTGCTGGGCGCGGTGCTGCCGCTGGCGGCCTTCGCGTTCGTCGTGCGCCGTGCGCCGCACTGGTGGTGGCTGCTGATCGCGCTGGCCGTCGTCACGTGGGTGCTCATGCACGAGTCGGGCGTCCACGCCACGGTCGCCGGCGTGCTGCTGGGATTCATGGTCCCGGCGCGCGGGGACCACAGCATCGCCGAGCGGATGGAGCACCTGGTCCGACCGGTCTCGACCGGGTTCGCCGTGCCGGTCTTCGCGTTCTTCGCGGCCGGTGTCGCGGTCTCGGGCGAGGTGCTGTCCGGAGCCGCGGGCTCCGTCGTGACGTGGGGCATCGTCGCGGGTCTCGTGCTGGGCAAGCCGCTGGGCATCGTCGGCAGCTCGATGCTGCTGTCGGCCACGACCCGCGCCCAGCTCGATCCCAGCATCCGCTGGATCGACGTCGTGGGGGTCGCGATGCTGGCCGGCATCGGCTTCACGGTGTCGCTGCTGATCGGGGATCTCGCGTTCGTCCGTGAGGACCTGGAGGAGTACGTCAAGATCGGCGTGCTCGGCGGCTCCCTGCTGGCGGCCGTGCTCGCCGCCGTCGTGCTGCGGTCGCGCAACCGGCACTACCGCCGCATCGAGGAGCAGGAGTCCGCGGACGACGACGGGGACGGTGTCCCCGACGCGTTCCAGCGGTGA
- a CDS encoding MarR family winged helix-turn-helix transcriptional regulator, with product MSESRNPLSLDEQVCFALSVASRTVIGSYRDVLEPLGLTHPQYLVMLALWESDGLTLRGLSDVLRLEPATVSPLVKRLEAAGLVRRDRRPDDDRAFSLTVTAQGRALREQALAVPTTMLERFDMDVAELEQVNRWLRELIDRADRAQERTTA from the coding sequence ATGAGCGAGTCCCGCAATCCCCTCTCGCTGGACGAGCAGGTGTGCTTCGCCCTCTCGGTCGCCTCGCGCACCGTGATCGGGAGCTACCGCGACGTCCTCGAGCCGCTGGGGCTCACGCATCCGCAGTACCTCGTGATGCTGGCCCTGTGGGAGTCCGACGGCCTGACCCTGCGCGGCCTCAGCGACGTGCTGCGGCTCGAGCCGGCCACCGTCTCCCCCCTCGTGAAGCGACTCGAGGCGGCCGGGCTGGTGCGTCGCGACCGCCGCCCCGACGACGACCGGGCGTTCTCCCTGACCGTCACCGCCCAGGGACGGGCGCTGCGCGAGCAGGCCCTTGCCGTGCCGACCACGATGCTCGAGCGCTTCGACATGGACGTCGCCGAGCTGGAGCAGGTCAACCGGTGGCTGCGCGAACTGATCGACCGGGCCGACCGCGCCCAGGAAAGGACCACGGCATGA